In Ptychodera flava strain L36383 chromosome 17, AS_Pfla_20210202, whole genome shotgun sequence, one genomic interval encodes:
- the LOC139115293 gene encoding lectin BRA-3-like: MICKFAVIFFACVATCSAYYTVPAPASRFTLEDCEKGFCDCMVYEIYCQQDDTDEPYQQRAAEFCSTLSVQPGGPAGRLASLRNAKIDSAIRDHILDNDLDKSPCITVYGFWIGLSDALVEGEYIWSDGRAHCPFDYRNWAPGEPNNNTKRDDDGQDCVQLWFRNNNKGLWDDEYCNYRPKGIVCEIPDPHCHSSGF, encoded by the exons ATGATTTGCAAATTTGCTGTCATCTTCTTTGCCTGTGTGGCGACGTGCTCTGCTTACTATACGGTG CCAGCTCCTGCAA GCAGATTCACTCTTGAAGACTGTGAAAAGGGATTTTGCGATTGCATGGTGTATGAAATCTACTGTCAACAAGACGACACTGACGAGCCTTACCAACAGAGAGCAGCTGAGTTTTGTAGCACCCTTTCAGTACAGCCTGGCGGGCCAGCAGGTCGCCTTGCATCATTGCGTAACGCAAAGATCGACTCTGCAATCAGAGATCATATCCTCGACAATGACCTAGATAAAAGCCCATGCATTACCGTCTACGGCTTCTGGATCGGCCTAAGCGACGCCTTAGTGGAGGGTGAATACATCTGGAGCGACGGGAGAGCCCATTGCCCCTTCGACTACCGCAACTGGGCACCAGGCGAaccaaacaacaacacaaagagAGACGACGATGGACAAGATTGCGTACAACTCTG GTTCAGGAACAATAACAAAGGTCTTTGGGACGATGAGTACTGTAACTACCGACCAAAGGGCATTGTTTGTGAAATTCCAG ATCCCCATTGCCATTCTTCGGGCTTTTAG